A single window of Deltaproteobacteria bacterium DNA harbors:
- a CDS encoding response regulator, with protein MPKKILIVDDEPNIIIPLQFLMEQNGYDVQVAKSGEEALESISRYRPDLVLLDIMLPGIDGFEVCEIVRLKPEWRNMKIVFLSAKGREVDIAKGMVLGADKYITKPFSNQEIIESVEKLLDNCPPPATHSC; from the coding sequence ATGCCGAAAAAAATTCTTATCGTCGACGATGAGCCCAATATCATCATCCCGCTGCAGTTTTTAATGGAGCAAAACGGCTATGACGTTCAGGTTGCCAAGAGCGGCGAAGAGGCCCTGGAATCCATATCCCGCTATCGGCCGGATCTGGTTCTGCTTGACATCATGCTGCCCGGAATAGACGGTTTCGAGGTGTGCGAAATCGTGCGTTTGAAACCCGAGTGGCGTAATATGAAGATTGTTTTTCTATCCGCCAAGGGCAGGGAGGTCGACATCGCCAAGGGCATGGTGCTGGGCGCCGACAAATACATTACGAAACCGTTTTCCAACCAGGAGATCATCGAGAGCGTCGAGAAGTTGCTTGACAATTGCCCCCCCCCTGCTACACACTCTTGTTGA
- a CDS encoding sodium:solute symporter family protein gives MGGTTWVYVFLGIYIVYCFYWGLKGYFTEKTSAGYAIAGRSIPFIAFLMAATAASFSGWTFVGHPGLIWAAGLAYAFASFYVLTIPITGAFFAKRNWLMGKRYGFITPGDMFAYYYNNEAVRWLTVIAAFLYSMFYSGLQLIAAAKLFYWVAGVPMTFGLIFMAFIVWFYVVSGGLRASTWVGVLQFCLLVGGIMILGWYVVTSDVIGGWAAFSQKVNALDAKYTEVPRLIHWGLGGGWTAMMILTYMFALMGIQSSPAFTLWNFGIKSPKPLAWQQAFMSTFVVGLALFFFTAFQGMGARILQMAGELAPKVDGDVVPMLMVKFLPGPMLGIVFVGAIAAIHSTAAPYIGTGGTILLRDVYWRYIKKQEASHSEQIWMNRVLATVITLAAVVVSLTSSDAIVMIGGFATAFGFIMYLLLLGVHWGFKFPSIGATLGLIAAIAACFMTYSFPFSYKYPLSMHTAFWGLFAGLVVAYGCRAVGFKDSEETQKRQAEVREWLDSIDSPTESGRKWRNAMKIVVPIWYFFAIGPACLLGNNAFSFCGFTPLWSWQIAWWILGIVMMWALCFKAEMSTTSEEQIERADKEQMIVVKEA, from the coding sequence ATGGGTGGAACCACTTGGGTCTATGTTTTTCTAGGTATATACATCGTTTACTGCTTTTACTGGGGGTTGAAAGGGTACTTCACCGAAAAAACCTCTGCCGGCTACGCCATTGCCGGTCGTTCGATTCCCTTCATCGCCTTTCTGATGGCGGCTACGGCGGCCTCCTTTTCCGGGTGGACCTTTGTCGGGCATCCGGGACTGATCTGGGCGGCCGGTCTTGCCTATGCATTCGCGTCTTTCTACGTGTTGACCATTCCCATCACCGGCGCCTTTTTCGCCAAGCGCAACTGGCTGATGGGCAAACGCTACGGATTCATCACCCCGGGCGACATGTTCGCGTACTACTACAACAACGAAGCCGTGCGCTGGCTCACCGTCATCGCCGCTTTTCTCTACTCCATGTTCTACTCGGGCCTGCAGCTGATCGCGGCCGCCAAGCTGTTCTACTGGGTGGCGGGCGTCCCCATGACCTTCGGTTTGATCTTCATGGCCTTCATCGTCTGGTTCTACGTGGTGTCCGGTGGCCTGCGCGCCTCCACCTGGGTAGGCGTGCTGCAGTTCTGCCTGCTGGTGGGCGGTATCATGATTCTGGGGTGGTACGTCGTCACCTCGGATGTCATCGGCGGTTGGGCCGCTTTCAGCCAGAAGGTAAATGCGCTTGACGCCAAATACACGGAGGTTCCCCGTTTGATCCATTGGGGATTAGGTGGCGGTTGGACGGCCATGATGATCCTGACCTACATGTTCGCCCTCATGGGTATTCAGTCCTCGCCGGCCTTCACCCTGTGGAACTTCGGCATCAAGTCCCCTAAGCCGCTGGCCTGGCAGCAGGCTTTCATGTCCACTTTCGTGGTCGGCCTGGCCCTGTTCTTCTTCACGGCCTTCCAGGGCATGGGTGCGCGCATTTTGCAGATGGCCGGTGAACTGGCCCCCAAGGTGGACGGCGATGTGGTGCCCATGCTGATGGTCAAGTTTCTACCCGGCCCCATGCTGGGCATCGTGTTTGTCGGCGCCATCGCCGCCATTCACTCCACGGCAGCCCCCTACATCGGCACGGGCGGCACCATTTTGCTGCGCGATGTTTACTGGCGCTATATCAAGAAGCAGGAAGCCAGCCATTCCGAGCAGATCTGGATGAACCGCGTCCTGGCCACCGTCATCACCCTGGCGGCGGTGGTGGTCAGCCTGACCTCCAGCGACGCCATCGTCATGATCGGCGGGTTCGCGACGGCTTTCGGCTTTATCATGTATTTGCTGCTTTTAGGCGTGCACTGGGGCTTCAAGTTCCCCAGCATCGGCGCCACCCTGGGCTTGATTGCAGCCATTGCCGCCTGCTTCATGACCTACTCGTTCCCATTTTCGTATAAGTATCCTCTTTCCATGCACACGGCCTTCTGGGGACTCTTTGCCGGTCTGGTGGTCGCCTACGGCTGCCGCGCAGTGGGCTTCAAGGACAGCGAGGAAACCCAGAAACGGCAGGCCGAGGTGCGCGAGTGGCTGGACAGCATCGACTCGCCCACCGAATCCGGCCGCAAGTGGCGTAACGCCATGAAGATCGTCGTGCCGATCTGGTACTTTTTCGCTATCGGCCCGGCGTGCCTCCTGGGCAACAACGCCTTTTCGTTCTGCGGCTTCACGCCGCTGTGGTCCTGGCAGATCGCCTGGTGGATCCTGGGCATCGTCATGATGTGGGCTTTGTGCTTCAAGGCGGAGATGTCCACCACCTCCGAGGAGCAGATCGAACGTGCCGACAAAGAGCAGATGATTGTCGTCAAGGAAGCCTAA